A genomic segment from Glycine soja cultivar W05 chromosome 18, ASM419377v2, whole genome shotgun sequence encodes:
- the LOC114394796 gene encoding receptor-like protein 7 — MRIPHVPFLSFIFCYCFLIHHSVYYTGVKAQIVEDQQQSLLKLKNSLKFKTNKSTKLVSWNSSIDFCEWRGVACDEDGQVTGLDLSGESIYGGFDNSSTLFSLQNLQILNLSANNFSSEIPSGFNKLKNLTYMNLSHAGFVGQIPTEISSLTRLVTLDISSLSYLYGQPLKLEKLDLHMLVQNLTMLRQFYMDGVSVSAQRNKWSNALLPLVSLQELSMSNCNLSGPLDPSLTTHPNLLIIRLDQNNFSSPVPETFANFPNLTTLHLSSCELTGTFPEKIFQIATLSVVDLSFNEDLYGSLPEFPLNAPLHTLIVSHTRFSRALPASISNLGQLSILDICNCSFNGTLPSSMSRLRELTYLDLSFNDFTGPIPSLNMSKNLTHLDFSRNGFTGSITSYHFDGLRHLLQIDLQDNFLDGNLPSSLFSLPLLRSIRLSNNNFQDQLNKFSNMSSSKLEILDLSGNDLNGSIPTDIFQLRSLVVLELSSNKLNGTLKLDVIHRLANLTTLGLSHNHLSIDTNFADVGLISSIPNMKIVQLASCNLTEFPSFLRNQSKITTLDLSSNNIQGSIPTWIWQLNALVQLNLSHNLLSNLEGPVQNSSSNLSLLDLHDNHLQGKLQIFPVHATYLDYSSNNFSFTIPSDIGNFLSYTIFLSLSKNNLSGNIPQSLCNSSNMLVLDFSYNHLNGKIPECLTQSERLVVLNLQHNKFHGSIPDKFPVSCVLRTLDLNSNLLWGSIPKSLANCTSLEVLDLGNNQVDDGFPCFLKTISTLRVMVLRGNKFHGHVGCPYSNSTWYMLQIVDLSFNNFSGVLPNNCFKTWKAMMLDEDDDGSEFNHIASQVLKFGGIYYQDSVTLTSKGLQMEFVKILTVFTSLDFSSNNFEGTIPEELMNFTRLNLLNLSDNALAGHIPSSIGNLKQLESLDLSSNHFDGEIPTQLANLNFLSYLDLSSNRLVGKIPVGNQLQTFDASSFVGNAELCGVPLPKKCSDTKNAKEIPKTVSGVKFDWTYVSIGLGFGVGAGLVVAPALFLERLKKWSNHKIDKILLVILPMFGLTWIPTDDDEAEEDTEENNSDMEEEWDYNEDQNSLVHQRFQGWYCVLCSKLDISKKKVIHDPRCTCYPSPPISTSTYPDSYSYHSHT; from the coding sequence TATCTATGGTGGATTTGACAATTCAAGTACTCTTTTCAGTTTGCAAAATCTCCAGATACTGAATTTGTCTGCTAATAACTTCAGTTCTGAGATACCATCCGGTTTCAACAAGTTGAAGAACTTAACATATATGAATTTGTCTCATGCTGGCTTTGTGGGGCAGATTCCAACAGAGATTTCTTCCCTGACAAGGTTGGTTACTCTTGATATCTCTTCTCTTTCCTATTTATATGGGCAACCACTGAAACTTGAAAAATTAGATCTGCATATGCTTGTCCAAAACCTCACCATGCTTAGACAATTCTATATGGATGGTGTAAGTGTATCAGCTCAACGAAATAAATGGAGCAATGCTTTGTTGCCCCTAGTTAGCCTGCAGGAGCTGAGCATGTCAAACTGCAATCTTTCTGGACCCCTTGATCCTTCCCTGACAACACATCCGAATCTATTAATCATTCGTCTTGATCAGAACAATTTCTCATCCCCAGTGCCAGaaacctttgctaattttcCAAATTTAACCACCCTTCACCTTAGTTCTTGTGAATTGACTGGAACATTTCCAGAGAAAATCTTTCAGATAGCAACATTGTCTGTTGTAGACTTATCATTCAATGAGGATCTTTATGGATCTTTGCCTGAATTTCCACTGAATGCTCCTCTTCACACATTGATTGTAAGTCACACAAGGTTCTCAAGAGCATTACCGGCTTCTATAAGTAATCTTGGGCAGTTATCCATCTTGGATATTTGTAATTGCAGTTTTAACGGAACACTACCCAGTTCAATGTCAAGACTCAGGGAACTCACTTATCTGGATTTGTCATTTAATGACTTTACTGGTCCAATTCCATCCCTGAATATGTCCAAGAATCTTACGCATTTAGACTTCTCACGCAATGGTTTCACAGGTTCaatcacatcttatcattttgACGGCCTAAGACATCTGCTCCAAATTGATTTGCAGGACAACTTCCTCGATGGAAACCTtccttcctctcttttttctctcccaCTGCTACGAAGTATTCGACTTTCCAACAACAATTTCCAGGATCAACtgaataaattttcaaatatgtcTTCCTCCAAGTTAGAGATCCTTGATTTAAGTGGAAATGATTTAAACGGGTCCATTCCTACAGATATTTTTCAACTCAGATCACTTGTTGTCCTTGAACTATCTTCAAACAAGTTAAATGGCACATTGAAGCTAGATGTGATTCATAGACTTGCAAATCTAACTACACTGGGACTTTCACACAACCATTTGTCAATAGACACAAATTTTGCAGATGTTGGCCTAATATCTTCCATCCCCAATATGAAAATTGTACAGTTGGCCTCCTGCAACCTGACAGAGTTCCCTAGTTTCTTGAGAAACCAAtcaaaaataacaactttagACCTCTCAAGCAACAATATTCAAGGATCTATACCAACATGGATTTGGCAACTTAACGCTCTGGTTCAATTAAATCTTTCTCACAATTTACTCAGCAATTTAGAAGGACCTGTGCAGAACTCTAGTTCCAATTTGAGTCTCCTTGACCTTCATGATAATCACCTCCAAGGGAAGCTTCAAATATTTCCGGTGCATGCCACTTATTTGGACTATTCAAGCAATAACTTCAGTTTCACTATTCCATCAGATATTGGTAATTTTCTGTCTTACACAATTTTCCTGTCTCTTTCCAAAAACAATTTATCTGGGAATATTCCACAATCCTTGTGCAATAGTTCAAATATGCTAGTTCTGGATTTTTCCTATAATCACTTGAATGGGAAAATTCCAGAGTGCTTAACACAGAGTGAGAGACTTGTGGTATTAAATCTGCAACATAACAAGTTCCATGGCAGCATTCCAGACAAATTTCCAGTATCTTGTGTTCTAAGGACTCTGGATCTTAATAGTAATCTATTGTGGGGCTCAATTCCCAAATCTCTTGCAAATTGCACATCATTAGAGGTGTTGGATCTTGGTAACAATCAGGTAGATGATGGATTTCCATGTTTCTTAAAGACAATATCCACACTCCGTGTCATGGTTTTGAGGGGAAACAAATTCCATGGTCACGTTGGATGTCCTTATTCTAATAGTACTTGGTATATGCTTCAAATTGTGGACTTGTCATTCAACAATTTCAGTGGTGTACTTCCAAACAACTGCTTCAAAACTTGGAAGGCAATGATgcttgatgaagatgatgatggatCAGAGTTCAATCACATTGCATCTCAAGTCCTTAAGTTTGGTGGTATATATTATCAGGATTCTGTGACACTTACAAGCAAAGGTTTACAGATGGAGTTTGTTAAAATCCTTACTGTCTTCACATCTCTTGACTTCTCATCCAACAATTTTGAAGGAACAATACCAGAAGAGCTTATGAATTTTACAAGACTTAATTTGCTCAACTTGTCAGATAATGCTTTAGCAGGCCATATCCCTTCATCTATAGGGAATTTAAAACAGCTTGAATCATTGGACCTGTCAAGCAACCATTTTGATGGAGAAATTCCCACACAGCTTGCAAATTTAAATTTCCTCTCGTACCTAGACCTTTCCTCTAATCGTCTGGTGGGAAAAATCCCCGTAGGTAACCAGCTTCAAACATTTGATGCATCTTCCTTTGTTGGTAATGCAGAATTGTGTGGAGTACCTTTGCCTAAAAAGTGCTCTGATAcgaaaaatgcaaaagaaataccTAAAACAGTTTCTGGAGTTAAATTTGACTGGACTTATGTATCAATTGGATTGGGTTTTGGGGTTGGAGCAGGATTGGTTGTAGCTCCAGCATTGTTTTTGGAGAGACTGAAAAAATGGAGCAAccataaaattgataaaattctCCTTGTCATTCTTCcaatgtttggtttgacttggATACCTACTGATGATGATGAAGCAGAGGAAGATACTGAAGAAAATAACTCGGACATGGAAGAGGAGTGGGATTACAATGAGGATCAAAATAGTTTGGTCCATCAAAGGTTTCAAGGGTGGTATTGCGTCTTGTGTTCAAAGCTTGATATCAGTAAGAAGAAGGTAATTCATGACCCAAGGTGTACATGTTACCCCTCACCACCCATTTCAACATCAACTTATCCGGATTCATATTcttatcattcacatacatga